A region of Actinobacillus porcitonsillarum DNA encodes the following proteins:
- the glgX gene encoding glycogen debranching protein GlgX: MFHTAKGTPYPMGCTHQEYEGKQGFNFSLYSSQARAVELCFFDSVGQEVRFPMYKTEDIWHIWLANLEYGTEYGFRIYGNSESISNLNKLMLDPYAKAVNGKPDLSNSEKRKWFLLSDERDNAAFAPKSVVTQTDFDWEGDKPLRTPWAETIIYEVHVKGFTQLHLDLPEEIRGSYAGLAHPKMIAYLKELGITAVELLPINYHLDEPHLQEKGLQNYWGYSPLAMFAVESKYWSGREGTTPLTEFKSMVKALHQAGIEVILDVVFNHSVESEKHFPTFCQRGIDDRTYYWQNEDGEYHNYTGCGNSLNLYHDASRRWVLDCLRYWVEECHVDGFRFDLASTLGREPDFNKQALLFREIEQEPCLKHCKLIAEPWDIGGNGYQVGNFPAYFAEWNDRFRDDVTKFWLWKSGELGIFTERFAGSSDIYKYDGRLPHHSINFITAHDGFTLRDLVSYNHKHNEANGENNRDGRNENYSYNHGFEGIENVPPMVEQDRILSRASLMMSLLLANGTPMLLAGDEFGHTQFGNNNAYCQDNETSWLKWAQFDTVFFNFIKQTIALRKKIRSLNHDQWWSIENVQLFNTQGELMNLDDWHNRDTKAMQILLDHQYLLLINAKTELQTFILPKGRWKIVEDAAFNQNQRWENGFLTLENVDFCVLQK, encoded by the coding sequence ATGTTTCATACAGCAAAAGGAACACCTTACCCAATGGGTTGCACCCATCAAGAATATGAAGGTAAACAAGGATTTAACTTCTCACTGTATTCTTCACAAGCGAGAGCAGTAGAGCTTTGTTTCTTTGATTCTGTTGGGCAAGAAGTACGATTTCCAATGTATAAAACAGAGGATATTTGGCATATTTGGCTTGCTAATTTAGAGTATGGCACGGAATACGGTTTCCGTATTTACGGGAATTCCGAATCTATTAGTAATTTAAATAAATTAATGCTCGATCCTTATGCAAAAGCGGTAAACGGAAAACCTGATTTAAGCAATAGTGAGAAGCGGAAATGGTTTCTACTCTCTGATGAGCGAGATAATGCAGCCTTTGCGCCTAAATCAGTTGTAACACAAACAGATTTTGATTGGGAAGGCGATAAGCCACTCCGAACGCCTTGGGCTGAAACGATTATTTATGAAGTGCATGTGAAAGGGTTTACACAATTGCATTTGGACTTACCTGAGGAAATCAGAGGTTCTTATGCAGGATTGGCTCATCCTAAAATGATCGCTTATTTAAAAGAGCTCGGCATAACCGCTGTTGAACTATTACCTATCAATTATCACTTAGACGAACCGCATTTACAGGAAAAAGGTTTGCAAAATTATTGGGGATATAGCCCGCTTGCAATGTTTGCCGTTGAGTCAAAGTATTGGTCTGGACGAGAAGGCACAACACCATTAACGGAATTTAAATCTATGGTAAAAGCCTTGCATCAGGCTGGCATTGAAGTGATTTTAGATGTGGTATTTAATCATTCGGTTGAGTCTGAAAAACATTTTCCAACTTTTTGCCAACGTGGTATTGATGATCGAACGTATTATTGGCAAAACGAAGATGGGGAGTATCACAATTATACCGGATGTGGTAATTCACTAAATCTTTACCATGACGCTTCTCGTCGCTGGGTATTAGATTGTTTACGCTACTGGGTTGAAGAGTGTCATGTAGATGGTTTCCGATTCGACTTAGCTTCAACATTAGGCAGAGAGCCTGATTTTAATAAACAAGCACTGTTATTTAGAGAAATTGAACAAGAACCGTGTTTGAAACATTGTAAATTGATTGCGGAACCATGGGATATTGGTGGTAATGGTTATCAAGTTGGTAATTTCCCAGCCTATTTTGCCGAATGGAATGACCGTTTCCGTGATGATGTCACGAAATTTTGGTTATGGAAAAGCGGAGAGCTCGGCATATTTACAGAACGCTTTGCAGGCTCAAGCGATATTTATAAGTATGATGGACGCTTACCACATCACTCAATTAACTTTATTACGGCTCACGATGGTTTTACTTTACGTGATTTAGTAAGTTATAACCATAAACATAATGAAGCAAATGGAGAAAATAACCGTGATGGACGTAATGAAAACTACAGTTATAACCACGGTTTTGAAGGCATAGAAAACGTACCACCGATGGTGGAACAAGATCGTATTTTAAGCCGAGCAAGTCTCATGATGAGCCTTTTATTAGCGAATGGTACACCGATGTTATTAGCTGGCGATGAATTTGGGCATACTCAATTTGGTAATAACAATGCCTATTGTCAGGATAATGAAACGAGTTGGTTGAAATGGGCTCAATTTGATACGGTATTTTTCAATTTCATTAAGCAAACGATTGCATTGAGAAAAAAAATAAGAAGTCTTAATCATGATCAATGGTGGAGCATTGAAAATGTGCAACTTTTTAATACGCAAGGCGAATTAATGAATCTTGATGATTGGCATAATAGAGATACCAAGGCAATGCAGATTTTATTGGATCATCAATATCTTTTATTAATCAATGCCAAAACAGAATTACAAACCTTTATCTTACCGAAAGGGCGATGGAAGATTGTAGAAGACGCAGCATTTAATCAAAATCAACGATGGGAAAATGGTTTTCTCACATTAGAAAACGTAGATTTTTGTGTGTTGCAAAAGTGA
- a CDS encoding S8 family serine peptidase, with translation MKKALRYSEAALVSLLATACSGGGSGSPSHVEPSNNDSKNIASSDVTIIESTDTTMETSVPVTTIYHNSVIELTEKVASLPVPPTQEDAFRTDVSNTSNEEKVGDTPHVSTEPTKQEEHSLEESSPKPDVPSVSDKEKIEEVSSEPEKTVTVNEEKIEEGTSASVDTTEREDVSVEESILEGEVTKPIFEESSPKPDVPSVSDKEKIEEVSSEPEKTVTVKEDKIEEGTSASVDTTEQDVKENEAIEENTINPIDEKTEENVSSITPPQENERGSLVTKHVYPTGEYRPKDPSRIFDEADRYSSQNGLIEKLQHQNNSVVNEHNQVHNIGVIDVDFSSSNDTGDAFLFTNGKNRLLLNQGSPRVEKGNKHSHGTMAAGVIALNNKNAYIYGYTADSNGMVSASNQYYDAAYERGIRIFNNSYGNTPWEERVKEKGWETLANHNIYLELAKWAAKDSIFVWAAGNEGNIHRYTGRYKHATTESHVPVLNDNARKGWITVAAVNWQETALMDYSSQIGDVAQNWGIAAQGNWDLFNHTVFPQGTSFAAPAVTAAVANVWDKFPWMSNHLVTQTILSTANKLGSKDVTTGPNKQIGWGVLNVERALKGPARFDKRLLVEEEKDFVIADFDYHQYADKDRLTWHNDIVGDAGFKKRGTGILYFGGKNSYTGDTVIEGGTLAISNDLTHSAVTIEKNGSLLVKNEVKNVSIGNSVSNKGSLDIYGQGATIQKDYIAERDSRTVIDIHTALLDIKGTADMNNSRILADIENVDRVPTQTENVRTILKAGNLINYNNFYTVSDRIAPYILVSKVEKQENEVKATYKRNQTANVLRSAVAVSRSAENVGANLDKVLDEVATKPNSAIQSDSVSIINAKPMSVARTVESLSAEIYSSSPNMMLNANRIFSQNVAERSLQSLQDEKSDVYAITSRQSYRISQEGYASADVDGNQSYVGADKQTGPLLLGAAAYLSRQKADFERSVGSSKLHQQGGMIYAVYQLDNHYLLAQTGIAEAKNEIKRSILLPNETRRVETDVKSRLYHFYTELGHRIKFKQSEVSPFMGYQFDSIYQKAFNEGRNFGIQANRTHYNLNSYLLGVRAIMKFGDVSVNTSLSHRMTSKAEGAFGFNARYIGAESDIYLQGISPAKYVTAAKLGLNYQMSEAFNWFGEYAIARQKGGERWHNISVGMKYRF, from the coding sequence ATGAAGAAAGCGCTTAGATATTCAGAGGCGGCATTAGTATCATTATTAGCTACGGCTTGTAGTGGGGGAGGCAGTGGCTCACCAAGTCATGTAGAACCATCTAATAATGATTCTAAAAATATCGCCTCTTCAGATGTAACGATAATAGAGTCTACCGATACCACAATGGAGACGTCTGTTCCTGTAACAACCATCTACCATAATTCTGTCATTGAATTGACAGAAAAAGTCGCTTCACTTCCTGTTCCCCCAACACAAGAAGATGCTTTTAGAACAGATGTTTCAAATACTTCCAATGAGGAAAAAGTTGGAGATACTCCCCATGTTTCAACAGAACCAACAAAACAGGAAGAACATAGCTTAGAAGAAAGTTCACCTAAACCTGATGTGCCATCCGTTTCGGATAAAGAAAAGATTGAGGAAGTTTCTTCTGAGCCTGAAAAAACAGTTACAGTAAATGAAGAGAAAATTGAAGAAGGTACTTCTGCTTCAGTAGATACGACAGAACGAGAGGATGTGAGCGTTGAAGAGAGTATACTTGAAGGGGAAGTAACAAAGCCTATCTTTGAAGAAAGTTCACCTAAACCTGATGTGCCATCTGTTTCGGATAAAGAAAAGATTGAGGAAGTTTCTTCTGAACCTGAAAAAACAGTTACAGTAAAAGAAGATAAAATTGAAGAAGGTACTTCTGCTTCAGTAGATACGACAGAACAAGACGTAAAAGAGAACGAAGCAATTGAAGAGAATACAATAAACCCTATCGATGAAAAAACAGAAGAAAATGTAAGTTCTATAACTCCGCCACAGGAAAATGAGAGGGGCAGCCTGGTTACGAAGCATGTTTATCCAACAGGAGAATACAGACCAAAAGATCCTTCACGGATTTTTGATGAGGCGGATAGATATTCCTCTCAAAATGGTTTGATTGAAAAACTCCAACATCAAAACAACTCGGTTGTGAATGAACACAACCAAGTACATAATATCGGTGTAATTGATGTAGATTTTAGTTCAAGCAATGATACAGGTGATGCATTCTTATTTACAAATGGTAAGAATAGGTTGTTATTAAATCAAGGCTCGCCTCGAGTAGAAAAAGGAAATAAACATTCTCACGGAACAATGGCAGCAGGGGTTATTGCATTAAATAATAAAAATGCCTACATCTATGGCTATACAGCTGATTCAAATGGTATGGTAAGTGCATCAAATCAATACTATGATGCGGCTTATGAAAGAGGTATTAGAATTTTTAATAATTCTTATGGTAATACACCTTGGGAAGAGAGAGTAAAAGAGAAAGGTTGGGAAACACTTGCGAATCATAATATTTATCTTGAACTAGCAAAATGGGCAGCTAAAGACAGTATTTTTGTTTGGGCCGCAGGTAATGAAGGTAATATACATAGATATACTGGCCGCTATAAACACGCAACAACAGAATCTCACGTTCCTGTCTTAAATGATAATGCGAGAAAAGGCTGGATTACTGTTGCAGCAGTAAATTGGCAAGAAACAGCGCTAATGGATTATTCTAGCCAAATAGGTGATGTTGCTCAAAATTGGGGAATTGCAGCTCAAGGAAACTGGGATTTATTTAACCATACGGTATTTCCTCAAGGAACATCTTTTGCTGCGCCAGCTGTTACCGCAGCAGTGGCAAATGTTTGGGATAAATTTCCTTGGATGAGCAACCATCTTGTTACTCAAACGATTCTTTCAACAGCAAATAAATTAGGTTCAAAAGACGTAACGACAGGTCCGAATAAGCAAATTGGCTGGGGTGTTTTAAACGTTGAACGGGCATTGAAAGGCCCTGCTAGATTCGATAAACGTTTATTAGTGGAAGAGGAAAAAGACTTTGTTATCGCTGATTTTGACTACCACCAGTATGCAGATAAAGACAGATTAACTTGGCATAATGATATTGTTGGCGATGCAGGCTTTAAGAAACGTGGAACGGGTATTCTCTATTTTGGTGGAAAAAATAGTTATACAGGAGACACTGTTATTGAAGGCGGCACTTTAGCTATATCGAATGATTTAACACATTCTGCAGTGACTATTGAGAAAAATGGATCGCTTTTAGTTAAGAATGAGGTAAAGAACGTTTCTATTGGAAATTCTGTTTCCAATAAAGGTTCTTTAGATATTTATGGGCAAGGCGCAACGATTCAAAAAGATTACATTGCAGAGAGAGACTCACGCACGGTAATTGATATCCATACAGCATTGCTGGATATTAAAGGTACTGCAGATATGAATAATTCTCGTATCTTAGCGGATATAGAGAATGTTGATCGTGTTCCAACACAAACAGAGAATGTGAGAACGATCTTAAAGGCAGGTAATTTAATCAATTACAATAATTTTTATACGGTATCAGATCGTATTGCACCCTATATTCTTGTGAGTAAGGTAGAAAAACAAGAGAATGAGGTAAAGGCAACTTATAAACGTAATCAAACTGCAAATGTATTGCGAAGTGCTGTAGCTGTTTCTCGCAGTGCAGAGAATGTAGGGGCAAATTTAGATAAAGTGCTTGATGAAGTAGCGACTAAACCAAATAGTGCGATTCAATCGGATAGTGTGTCTATTATTAATGCGAAGCCGATGTCTGTTGCAAGAACAGTGGAATCTCTATCGGCTGAAATTTATTCATCATCGCCAAATATGATGCTTAATGCAAACCGAATTTTCAGTCAAAATGTGGCAGAAAGATCGCTCCAATCGCTTCAAGATGAAAAAAGTGATGTCTATGCCATTACAAGCCGTCAATCTTATCGGATTTCGCAAGAGGGTTATGCTTCAGCAGATGTTGATGGAAACCAAAGCTATGTGGGAGCAGATAAACAAACAGGGCCATTATTATTGGGAGCAGCAGCTTATCTTAGTAGACAAAAAGCGGATTTTGAGAGATCTGTTGGGTCATCAAAACTACATCAACAAGGCGGTATGATTTATGCAGTCTATCAATTAGACAATCACTATTTGTTAGCTCAAACAGGAATTGCCGAAGCGAAAAATGAAATTAAGCGATCAATTCTATTACCAAATGAAACTCGCCGTGTAGAAACTGATGTAAAATCAAGACTTTATCATTTCTATACGGAATTAGGACATCGTATTAAATTTAAACAGAGTGAAGTCAGTCCGTTTATGGGGTATCAATTTGATTCCATTTATCAAAAAGCGTTTAATGAAGGGAGAAACTTTGGTATTCAGGCAAATCGCACTCACTATAACCTAAATAGCTATCTGTTAGGTGTGCGAGCAATTATGAAATTCGGTGATGTAAGTGTAAATACCTCCTTGTCTCATCGTATGACGTCAAAAGCCGAAGGCGCATTTGGTTTTAATGCTCGTTATATTGGTGCAGAAAGTGATATTTACTTGCAAGGTATTTCTCCAGCAAAATATGTGACAGCTGCGAAGTTAGGGCTAAATTATCAAATGAGCGAAGCCTTTAATTGGTTCGGAGAATATGCGATAGCTCGTCAAAAAGGTGGGGAAAGATGGCATAATATCAGTGTGGGAATGAAATACCGCTTTTAG
- the rbfA gene encoding 30S ribosome-binding factor RbfA produces MSREFKRSDRVAQELQKEVAIILQREVKDPRIGMVTVSDVEVSRDLAYAKIFVTFLFDNDQEAIKQGMKGLEKASPYIRSLVGKAMRLRIVPELRFIYDESLVEGMRMSNLVSNVIREDEAKHKEE; encoded by the coding sequence ATGAGTAGAGAATTTAAACGTTCAGATCGTGTCGCTCAAGAATTACAAAAAGAAGTGGCAATTATTTTACAGCGTGAGGTTAAAGATCCTCGTATTGGTATGGTAACGGTATCAGATGTTGAGGTTTCGCGTGATTTAGCCTATGCCAAAATCTTTGTAACCTTCTTATTTGATAACGATCAAGAAGCAATCAAACAAGGAATGAAAGGCTTAGAAAAAGCCAGCCCGTATATTCGTTCTTTAGTGGGTAAGGCAATGCGTTTGCGTATCGTGCCGGAATTGCGTTTTATTTACGATGAGTCTTTAGTGGAAGGGATGCGTATGTCAAACCTTGTTTCTAACGTGATTCGTGAAGATGAAGCAAAACATAAAGAGGAATAA
- the hxpB gene encoding hexitol phosphatase HxpB: MIKAVIFDMDGTLIDSQPIWYRVSIDFFQKNGFPITMDDMIKLTGSPVGKLVDFVLQAHGQKEKERAQLVAELMDYAVSEILATKPLMPNVKETLAFLKQHQIKMAVASASPRNMLQGIVESCGIAEYFDYLASAEDLAFNKPHPAVYLHAAQQLGVSAAECFAVEDSVLGMISGKAASMKTVVIPAQAEWDDPRWSLADFKLANIAELPTLLNL; the protein is encoded by the coding sequence ATGATTAAAGCAGTGATTTTTGATATGGATGGGACGTTGATTGACTCCCAACCCATTTGGTATCGAGTAAGTATCGATTTTTTCCAGAAAAATGGTTTCCCGATTACGATGGACGATATGATAAAGCTGACTGGCTCTCCGGTTGGAAAGCTTGTGGATTTTGTGCTACAAGCTCATGGACAAAAAGAGAAAGAGCGTGCTCAATTAGTAGCTGAATTGATGGATTATGCCGTCTCTGAAATTTTAGCGACTAAACCGTTAATGCCAAATGTTAAAGAGACATTGGCTTTTTTAAAACAACATCAAATAAAAATGGCGGTGGCTTCTGCTTCGCCTCGCAATATGCTACAAGGTATTGTTGAAAGTTGTGGCATTGCGGAGTATTTTGACTATTTAGCCTCTGCTGAAGATTTAGCATTTAATAAGCCCCATCCTGCCGTTTATTTACATGCCGCACAACAACTCGGCGTCTCTGCGGCAGAATGTTTTGCCGTAGAAGATTCTGTTTTGGGGATGATTTCAGGCAAAGCCGCAAGCATGAAAACGGTTGTGATTCCGGCACAAGCTGAATGGGATGATCCTCGCTGGTCTTTAGCAGATTTTAAATTAGCAAACATTGCTGAGTTGCCTACGTTACTCAATTTATAA
- the truB gene encoding tRNA pseudouridine(55) synthase TruB, with the protein MSRPRKKGRDIHGVFLLDKPQGMSSNDILQKVKRIFQANKAGHTGALDPLATGMLPICLGEATKFSQFLLDSDKRYQVTAKLGERTDTSDAEGQVVETKVVNVTESDIQQALAQFRGDILQVPTMFSALKHQGKPLYEYARAGITVEREARPITIFELKFIAYEAPFLTLEVHCSKGTYIRTLVDDLGEVLGCGAHVTVLRRLAVADYPIAAMMSYADLQNMAENQPLDELDKLLLPMDTAVSNLPKINLNEQQTKAVGFGQRVKFENVEQIYGLVRLFSNTAQFLGVAEITADDVIRPNRMVNL; encoded by the coding sequence GTGTCAAGACCTCGTAAAAAAGGGCGTGATATACACGGCGTATTTTTATTAGATAAGCCCCAGGGTATGTCTTCTAACGATATTTTGCAGAAAGTAAAACGTATCTTTCAGGCAAATAAAGCCGGGCATACAGGGGCGTTAGATCCTTTAGCAACGGGAATGTTGCCGATCTGTTTGGGCGAAGCGACTAAGTTTTCACAGTTTTTATTGGATTCTGATAAACGTTATCAAGTTACGGCAAAACTTGGCGAACGAACGGATACTTCAGATGCAGAAGGGCAGGTTGTTGAAACAAAAGTTGTTAATGTAACCGAAAGCGATATTCAACAAGCCTTAGCGCAGTTTCGTGGCGATATTTTACAAGTACCAACAATGTTTTCTGCATTAAAACATCAGGGGAAACCCCTTTATGAATACGCTCGAGCAGGAATTACCGTAGAGCGAGAAGCGCGCCCGATTACCATTTTTGAGTTGAAATTTATTGCCTATGAAGCACCTTTTTTAACATTGGAAGTGCATTGTTCGAAAGGAACTTATATTCGCACATTAGTCGATGATTTAGGTGAAGTGCTGGGTTGTGGCGCTCACGTAACTGTATTACGCCGTTTAGCGGTGGCAGATTATCCGATTGCGGCAATGATGAGTTATGCCGATTTACAAAATATGGCAGAAAATCAACCGCTTGATGAGCTAGATAAGCTGTTATTACCTATGGATACCGCCGTATCTAATTTGCCTAAAATAAATTTAAATGAGCAGCAAACTAAAGCGGTTGGTTTTGGTCAAAGAGTAAAATTTGAGAATGTTGAACAAATTTATGGTTTAGTCCGATTATTCTCAAATACAGCGCAGTTTTTGGGGGTAGCGGAGATTACTGCTGATGATGTTATTCGCCCAAATCGTATGGTTAATCTATAA
- the glgB gene encoding 1,4-alpha-glucan branching protein GlgB — translation MAKFVSQETINNFFDGKHSDPFSVLGMHETEYGIEIRALYPDANKIEVIGKNNEALCELHQIDERGFFAGVVPNTRSFFTYQLKVYWGYEAQILEDPYRFHQMISDLDNWLLAEGSHLRPYEILGAHFSECDGIAGVNFRLWAPNAKRVSVVGDFNYWDGRRHPMRFHQASGIWELFLPKVSLGQNYKFELLDCNDHLRLKADPYAFRSQLRPDTASQVSVLPEFVEMTERRRKANQADQPISIYEVHLGSWRRNLENNFWLDYDQIADELIPYVKDMGFTHIEFLPLSEFPFDGSWGYQPIGLYSPTSRFGTAEGFKRLIDKAHQAGINVILDWVPGHFPSDTHGLVAFDGTSLYEYADPREGYHQDWNTLIYNYGRHEVKNFLTGNALYWLERFGLDGIRVDAVASMIYRDYSRKDGEWIPNRYGGRENLEAIEFLKQTNKVIREEIPGAISIAEESTSFAGVTHPIENNGLGFSFKWNMGWMNDTLSYMQKDPIYRQYHHSQMTFGMMYQYSEQFVLPLSHDEVVHGKYSLLGKMPGDAWQKFANLRAYYGYMWAYPGKKLLFMGNEFAQGREWNYKESLDWYLLDEQHGGSWHKGVLKFVKDLNHTYTGNAPLYELDFDPDGFEWLVVDDAQNSVFAFERRSRKGERIIVISNFTPIPRENYRIGVNESGEYEEILNSDSSFYQGSNMGNGGKVLSEEIESHGKAQSINVVIPPLATIYLKFKAQAVESKKSFAKKAKAQPHKKQK, via the coding sequence ATGGCTAAATTCGTTTCACAGGAAACAATTAATAATTTCTTTGATGGGAAGCATTCGGATCCTTTCTCTGTATTAGGTATGCATGAAACAGAGTATGGTATCGAAATTCGAGCACTATATCCTGATGCCAATAAAATTGAAGTTATTGGTAAAAATAACGAAGCACTGTGTGAGCTGCACCAAATTGATGAAAGAGGTTTTTTTGCTGGAGTTGTACCTAACACCCGTAGCTTTTTTACTTATCAATTAAAAGTGTATTGGGGATATGAAGCTCAAATTCTTGAAGATCCTTATCGTTTTCACCAAATGATCAGTGATTTAGATAATTGGTTATTAGCTGAAGGTTCTCATTTACGCCCTTATGAAATTTTAGGTGCTCATTTCTCTGAATGTGATGGTATTGCAGGTGTCAATTTTCGCTTATGGGCGCCAAATGCGAAACGAGTTTCTGTAGTAGGAGATTTTAACTATTGGGATGGGCGCCGTCATCCGATGCGTTTTCATCAAGCCAGTGGAATTTGGGAGCTTTTCTTACCAAAAGTCTCTTTAGGGCAAAATTATAAATTTGAATTATTAGATTGTAATGATCATCTTCGTTTAAAAGCCGATCCTTACGCTTTCCGTTCTCAACTACGTCCAGACACAGCTTCTCAAGTTAGCGTACTTCCAGAATTTGTTGAAATGACAGAAAGACGCCGTAAAGCAAATCAGGCAGACCAACCAATATCTATTTATGAAGTTCACTTAGGTTCTTGGCGTCGCAATTTAGAAAACAATTTTTGGTTAGATTACGATCAAATCGCCGATGAACTTATTCCTTATGTTAAAGATATGGGATTTACTCATATTGAATTTTTACCACTCTCTGAATTCCCATTTGATGGTTCTTGGGGATATCAACCAATTGGTCTTTATTCACCAACAAGTCGTTTTGGTACGGCAGAAGGTTTTAAACGCCTTATCGATAAAGCCCATCAAGCAGGCATTAACGTCATTCTTGATTGGGTTCCTGGACATTTTCCGAGCGATACGCACGGCTTAGTTGCTTTTGATGGTACATCACTTTATGAATATGCTGATCCGAGAGAAGGTTATCATCAGGATTGGAATACTTTAATTTATAACTATGGGCGACATGAGGTCAAGAATTTCCTAACAGGTAATGCTCTCTATTGGCTAGAGCGTTTTGGTTTAGATGGTATTCGAGTAGATGCGGTCGCTTCAATGATTTATAGGGACTATAGTCGTAAAGACGGGGAATGGATTCCAAACCGTTATGGCGGTAGGGAAAATTTGGAAGCCATTGAATTTCTAAAACAAACCAATAAAGTGATTAGAGAAGAAATTCCTGGCGCAATTTCTATTGCAGAGGAATCAACTTCATTTGCAGGTGTTACACATCCTATTGAAAATAATGGGCTTGGTTTTAGTTTTAAATGGAATATGGGGTGGATGAATGACACGCTATCCTATATGCAAAAAGATCCTATTTACCGTCAATATCATCATAGCCAAATGACATTTGGCATGATGTATCAATACAGTGAACAATTTGTGCTTCCATTATCACATGATGAGGTTGTTCATGGGAAATACTCGCTTTTAGGCAAAATGCCAGGCGATGCATGGCAAAAATTTGCTAATTTGCGTGCTTATTACGGCTATATGTGGGCATACCCTGGTAAAAAACTTCTATTTATGGGAAATGAATTTGCGCAAGGCAGAGAATGGAACTATAAAGAAAGTTTAGATTGGTATCTTCTTGACGAACAACATGGTGGTTCTTGGCATAAAGGTGTATTGAAATTCGTTAAAGATTTGAACCATACCTATACAGGAAATGCTCCACTTTATGAATTAGATTTTGATCCTGATGGTTTTGAGTGGTTAGTGGTTGATGATGCACAAAATTCAGTGTTTGCGTTTGAAAGACGTAGCCGTAAAGGGGAACGAATCATTGTTATTAGTAATTTCACCCCGATTCCTCGTGAAAATTATCGTATTGGGGTTAATGAATCTGGCGAATATGAAGAAATTTTAAATTCTGATTCCAGTTTCTATCAAGGTTCTAATATGGGGAATGGCGGTAAAGTATTAAGTGAAGAGATTGAAAGCCACGGAAAAGCACAATCCATCAATGTTGTTATTCCTCCATTAGCGACAATTTATCTTAAGTTTAAAGCACAAGCGGTTGAATCGAAAAAAAGTTTTGCGAAAAAAGCAAAAGCTCAACCTCATAAAAAACAAAAATAA
- a CDS encoding lytic murein transglycosylase translates to MKFQKILAISLTAITLAIAGCSSNTVNHYSALPLDAKYTQSRAISNFNDYVNFLKRKAAGAGVSEKTLNSQKFIQYNARAVQLDQEQAARKRDPNTPPPPPNPNGVTNYLNKVLTQKKVDMATERWYEYNAQLAKASQKFGVQKEYIMALWGMESSFGNYQGDFDVLSVLATLAFDGRREKLFTQEFVNAMKMLDDGTINRYELLGSWAGAMGQTQFMPTAYLSYAADGDGDGKKDIWNNEYDAFASIASYLSTVGWNNQLPWGVEVKLSNPIDLSFSGIEANKAKTLGEWQAWGVYLAYPNGQETAKLAKMNNTKLWLVRPDKEAGRAFLVTSNFRTLMDWNKSNNFGISIGKFADRILTSVGQ, encoded by the coding sequence ATGAAATTTCAGAAAATTTTAGCAATTTCTTTAACTGCAATCACTTTAGCGATTGCAGGATGTTCAAGCAATACGGTAAATCATTATTCTGCTTTACCATTAGATGCAAAATATACTCAATCACGCGCTATAAGTAATTTTAATGATTACGTGAATTTCCTAAAGCGTAAGGCTGCGGGGGCGGGTGTTTCAGAAAAAACATTAAATTCACAAAAATTTATTCAATATAACGCAAGAGCGGTACAGTTGGATCAAGAACAAGCCGCGCGCAAACGTGATCCTAATACACCGCCACCACCGCCAAATCCTAATGGTGTAACGAATTATTTAAATAAAGTCCTTACCCAAAAGAAAGTGGATATGGCAACAGAACGTTGGTATGAATACAATGCTCAGCTAGCCAAAGCAAGCCAGAAATTTGGTGTTCAGAAAGAATACATTATGGCTTTATGGGGTATGGAAAGCAGTTTTGGTAATTACCAAGGCGATTTTGATGTGCTTTCTGTATTAGCAACATTGGCATTTGATGGCAGACGAGAAAAGCTATTTACGCAAGAGTTTGTGAATGCGATGAAGATGTTAGATGATGGTACGATTAATCGCTATGAACTATTAGGCTCTTGGGCGGGGGCAATGGGGCAAACACAATTTATGCCAACTGCTTATCTTAGCTATGCGGCAGATGGCGATGGCGACGGTAAAAAAGATATTTGGAATAATGAATATGATGCTTTTGCCTCAATAGCCTCTTATCTTTCAACTGTAGGCTGGAATAATCAATTACCTTGGGGTGTTGAAGTAAAATTATCGAACCCGATTGATTTATCATTCTCTGGAATTGAAGCAAATAAAGCTAAAACACTAGGAGAATGGCAAGCATGGGGCGTTTATTTAGCTTACCCTAATGGACAAGAAACAGCTAAACTAGCCAAAATGAATAATACGAAATTATGGTTAGTGAGACCGGATAAAGAAGCCGGGCGAGCTTTCTTAGTCACTAGTAATTTCCGAACGTTAATGGATTGGAATAAATCGAATAACTTCGGGATAAGTATCGGGAAGTTTGCAGATCGTATTTTAACAAGCGTAGGTCAATAA